One Clostridia bacterium DNA window includes the following coding sequences:
- a CDS encoding 4Fe-4S dicluster domain-containing protein, which produces MKTEIYYFSGTGNSLAISRQLAESLEGTVSILPISGYENEQTVKIETDVLGIVFPTYFQSVPGIVKRFINKLDFTKQPYIFSVATCNAEPGHCLYTVKRLLSKKSQVLSAGFTVDMPGNAYMIVDNTNPPEIQNERLKNSEIKVSDISGLINNRCKNTAIEGTDKAICHIKGFIHNTVVTMIYKTPQKFRVTGNCTKCGLCARICPVKNITTSNDGKQRWGNECENCLACLHWCPEKAIEMGRDTLGRQRYHHPEVSAGDMILK; this is translated from the coding sequence ATGAAAACAGAAATTTATTATTTTTCAGGAACCGGAAATTCTCTTGCTATTTCGCGGCAACTGGCGGAATCTCTTGAAGGTACTGTAAGCATACTTCCCATATCCGGCTATGAAAACGAGCAAACAGTAAAAATCGAAACGGATGTTTTAGGAATTGTTTTCCCTACATATTTCCAATCAGTCCCAGGTATTGTCAAACGCTTTATAAATAAGCTTGATTTTACGAAACAACCTTATATCTTTTCTGTAGCTACCTGTAATGCAGAACCCGGGCACTGCCTGTATACTGTAAAAAGGTTGCTAAGCAAAAAATCACAGGTACTCTCAGCAGGGTTTACAGTAGATATGCCCGGAAACGCATATATGATTGTTGATAATACAAACCCACCGGAGATACAAAATGAAAGACTTAAGAATTCGGAAATCAAAGTGTCTGATATTTCCGGCTTAATTAATAACCGCTGCAAAAATACTGCTATTGAGGGCACTGATAAAGCTATCTGCCATATAAAGGGGTTTATACATAACACCGTAGTTACGATGATATATAAAACTCCGCAAAAATTCCGCGTCACGGGCAATTGCACAAAATGCGGCTTATGTGCCAGGATATGCCCGGTAAAGAATATAACAACAAGCAATGACGGAAAACAAAGGTGGGGAAACGAATGTGAAAACTGCCTCGCTTGTCTACACTGGTGTCCAGAAAAAGCAATAGAAATGGGTAGAGATACTCTTGGCAGGCAAAGATACCATCATCCGGAGGTATCTGCCGGAGATATGATTTTGAAGTAA
- a CDS encoding class I SAM-dependent methyltransferase: MTVQKPLAEETNFDTNPPIELSKYDEAIRQFCAAYDPLFDMTYSFLKSMTKENSELLIVGSGTGMEIVTFGLKNPKWKFTGVDPSAEMLSIAEKKIRDSKLENSVDLFNGYTHELAEGAKYDAATCILVMHFLNDDGAKLELLESIGSRLKSGAPFILVDGFGVKGSEEFNRTIAAWKMFAISVGVDSEAVEDGFKNQILKRIQFVSEDRIKELLREAGFHSISRYYTSFLYGGWVAEKI, translated from the coding sequence ATGACAGTTCAGAAGCCATTGGCAGAGGAGACTAATTTCGACACCAATCCACCGATAGAATTAAGTAAATATGATGAAGCAATAAGGCAGTTTTGCGCAGCATACGATCCGTTGTTTGATATGACGTATTCTTTCTTGAAATCAATGACAAAAGAGAATTCAGAACTGCTTATTGTTGGTTCCGGTACGGGTATGGAAATAGTCACATTTGGTTTGAAAAATCCTAAGTGGAAGTTTACCGGTGTAGACCCGTCAGCAGAAATGTTGTCTATAGCCGAGAAAAAAATAAGGGACTCAAAGCTTGAAAATTCTGTAGATCTTTTTAACGGCTATACCCATGAGCTGGCAGAGGGCGCAAAATATGATGCAGCAACCTGTATACTTGTTATGCATTTTTTAAATGATGATGGTGCAAAACTGGAGCTGCTTGAGAGCATCGGTTCACGTCTCAAGAGCGGTGCACCATTTATTCTGGTAGATGGATTCGGAGTCAAAGGGAGTGAGGAATTCAACCGGACCATAGCAGCCTGGAAGATGTTTGCCATTTCAGTAGGGGTAGACTCCGAGGCAGTGGAAGATGGATTTAAGAATCAAATTTTGAAACGTATACAATTTGTTTCAGAAGATAGAATAAAGGAGCTGCTCAGAGAAGCAGGTTTTCATAGTATATCAAGGTATTATACCAGCTTTCTTTATGGCGGATGGGTGGCGGAAAAAATATAA
- a CDS encoding LacI family transcriptional regulator → MKKVTMKDIAREADVSITTVSYVLNDVKGQTIPEETKNKILEISKKLNYIPNLTARSLIKKESKLIGILVATDYSSSRPWRDQYYAQLINCIEKRLANEGYHVIISNLDVERPKLDIILERQLEGVFLLNVKEESFFKISTRFNVPIIIVDSYIEDLLFHKVVPDFSNAIKRAAELIGNEQRYLITDSFNDTKVMNVIKQTAGVKEEDICIAGKDNLDEFLKSRKGHKGIIVNELQCMNVYRHINPEDVAVVCTCGFSWLLPENAKRVVFDIDEESEIAVEIMLDYLNGKYYNEIDKYTVIKAG, encoded by the coding sequence ATGAAAAAAGTTACAATGAAGGATATAGCCAGAGAGGCAGATGTGTCAATTACGACAGTCTCTTATGTGTTGAATGATGTAAAGGGACAGACTATACCTGAGGAAACTAAAAACAAAATCCTTGAAATTTCTAAGAAATTAAACTATATACCGAATCTGACAGCACGTTCACTTATTAAAAAAGAATCTAAACTTATTGGAATACTGGTAGCAACAGATTACTCCAGCAGCAGGCCGTGGAGAGATCAGTACTACGCACAGCTGATAAACTGTATTGAAAAAAGGCTGGCTAATGAGGGGTATCATGTTATAATTTCTAACCTGGACGTAGAAAGGCCTAAGCTCGACATAATATTGGAAAGACAGCTGGAAGGGGTATTCCTGCTTAATGTAAAGGAAGAAAGCTTTTTTAAGATATCTACGAGGTTTAATGTTCCGATAATAATTGTTGACAGCTATATAGAAGATTTGCTTTTCCATAAAGTAGTACCTGATTTTAGTAATGCTATCAAAAGAGCTGCAGAACTTATCGGAAATGAACAGAGGTATCTGATAACAGACAGTTTTAACGACACAAAAGTAATGAATGTTATCAAGCAGACAGCCGGTGTGAAAGAAGAGGATATATGCATAGCCGGCAAAGATAATCTTGATGAATTTTTGAAATCAAGAAAAGGTCACAAGGGTATTATAGTAAATGAATTGCAGTGTATGAATGTATACCGTCACATAAATCCTGAGGATGTAGCTGTTGTATGTACATGCGGGTTTTCGTGGCTGCTGCCTGAAAATGCAAAGCGCGTTGTGTTCGATATTGACGAGGAGTCAGAAATTGCCGTAGAAATAATGTTGGATTACCTTAACGGAAAATATTACAATGAAATAGATAAATACACAGTAATTAAAGCAGGCTAG
- a CDS encoding extracellular solute-binding protein: MMLKKTIALVVSAALLFSFAGCGKTNDNPAQSSSTQNAKTESTAETKKEVTLKVWHNYLPEVQKALSDTYAEFQQETGIKVEFVKLEDFDNKVEKAAQTGELPDLIIKANDSTGKLSVMGAITPIDDIVDATAMSGLMPNAVEGFKYQDKLYGVPAVMECVTLIYNKDLISEAPATTDDLINKVKEITKDGKYGFLIPPKDPFFNSAFFYGAGGGYLDKDGNAVLNSPENLEAAKILVELSKYYPKDLDHQLVSQLFRDGKAAMMISGPWDIPKIKEAKINYGMAKIPGVTKTGKSTPFMAIQGMYMTTKCKDKDAAAKVLNFFAGSKVSKAMAKAGGYLPANTEARSDSEITGNTDVAAFMSQSEVGISMPNVPEMGAMWTPLDGTLQEIVVLKQDPAKVLEKYQKKAEEAIKNMK, from the coding sequence ATGATGTTAAAGAAAACCATTGCATTAGTTGTAAGTGCAGCCCTGTTATTTTCCTTTGCAGGCTGCGGTAAAACAAATGACAATCCGGCGCAAAGCAGCAGCACACAAAACGCAAAAACAGAAAGTACAGCAGAAACTAAGAAAGAAGTGACATTGAAGGTATGGCACAACTATCTGCCTGAAGTACAGAAGGCACTGTCTGATACATATGCGGAGTTCCAGCAGGAAACAGGTATAAAGGTTGAGTTTGTAAAGCTTGAAGACTTTGATAATAAGGTAGAGAAAGCAGCGCAGACAGGTGAACTTCCAGACCTCATAATCAAAGCAAATGACTCAACTGGTAAATTATCTGTAATGGGAGCAATTACACCTATTGATGACATCGTTGACGCAACAGCTATGAGTGGATTGATGCCAAATGCAGTAGAGGGCTTTAAATATCAGGATAAACTTTATGGTGTACCAGCAGTAATGGAGTGCGTAACCCTTATATATAATAAAGACTTAATAAGCGAAGCACCTGCTACAACTGATGATTTGATAAATAAAGTAAAAGAGATTACAAAAGACGGAAAATACGGTTTTCTTATTCCTCCAAAAGATCCTTTCTTTAACTCAGCGTTTTTCTATGGAGCAGGAGGCGGATACCTTGATAAGGACGGTAACGCAGTACTTAACTCCCCAGAAAACCTTGAAGCTGCTAAGATTTTAGTAGAACTTTCTAAATACTATCCTAAGGATTTGGATCATCAGTTGGTTTCACAGCTGTTCAGAGATGGAAAAGCTGCTATGATGATAAGTGGACCATGGGATATTCCAAAAATCAAAGAAGCTAAAATCAACTATGGAATGGCAAAGATACCTGGCGTTACAAAAACCGGAAAATCAACACCTTTCATGGCTATACAGGGAATGTATATGACAACAAAGTGTAAAGATAAAGATGCGGCAGCAAAAGTATTGAATTTCTTTGCTGGAAGCAAGGTATCAAAAGCAATGGCAAAAGCAGGGGGCTACTTGCCGGCTAACACAGAAGCAAGATCAGATAGTGAAATAACTGGAAATACTGATGTAGCAGCATTTATGAGCCAGTCTGAAGTAGGAATATCAATGCCTAACGTTCCTGAAATGGGAGCTATGTGGACACCGCTAGATGGTACACTACAGGAAATCGTAGTTTTAAAACAGGATCCTGCAAAAGTACTTGAAAAATATCAGAAAAAAGCAGAAGAAGCTATCAAGAATATGAAATAA
- a CDS encoding sugar ABC transporter permease has product MKIAKKHTPFILTIPSLTIVLMVVVFPIAYCVYISFTNMNMYHWNKFNVIGIDNYIRTLKGIDVEFYRVLLRTIIWTVSNLALTVAIGLSLALLLNMKEIKYKGIIRTILILPWAVPSYITSLMWKGMFNHDFGIINAALEGIGIGRIEWLTSPTNAMIACIIVNIWLSFPFMMVVCLGALQSIDPTYYEAAEMDGASGIQKFTTITLRLIQPALIPAIILTTFVTFKQFDIIYLMTRGLAGKLDVVMTYGYNIAFDSKNYSLSSAFSVIVFFLLLGLTIVNMKVTKADRGMN; this is encoded by the coding sequence ATGAAAATAGCAAAAAAACATACACCTTTTATCCTTACCATACCTTCACTCACAATAGTACTTATGGTTGTAGTTTTCCCGATAGCCTATTGTGTGTATATTTCCTTTACAAATATGAATATGTATCATTGGAATAAGTTTAATGTTATTGGAATCGACAATTATATCAGGACACTAAAGGGTATTGATGTAGAATTCTACAGGGTACTGCTGAGAACAATAATATGGACGGTAAGCAATCTTGCATTGACAGTTGCTATAGGCCTTTCATTGGCTCTTCTCCTTAATATGAAGGAGATTAAGTATAAGGGCATAATAAGGACTATACTCATACTTCCATGGGCAGTCCCTTCATATATAACTTCACTGATGTGGAAAGGTATGTTTAACCATGATTTCGGTATAATAAACGCAGCTTTAGAAGGTATTGGGATTGGCAGGATTGAATGGTTAACCTCACCTACAAACGCTATGATTGCCTGCATAATCGTAAATATTTGGCTGTCTTTTCCGTTTATGATGGTTGTTTGCCTAGGTGCGCTTCAGAGTATCGACCCTACATACTATGAAGCTGCTGAAATGGATGGTGCAAGTGGAATACAAAAATTTACGACCATAACACTAAGACTAATACAGCCCGCCCTGATTCCGGCAATTATACTTACAACCTTTGTAACCTTCAAGCAATTCGACATTATTTACCTTATGACAAGAGGGCTAGCCGGGAAACTGGATGTAGTAATGACCTATGGTTATAATATTGCCTTTGATTCAAAGAATTATTCATTGAGTTCGGCATTTTCAGTAATTGTATTTTTCCTTCTCCTTGGCCTGACAATAGTAAACATGAAAGTAACAAAAGCAGATAGGGGGATGAATTAA
- a CDS encoding ABC transporter permease subunit, translated as MDEMRASTFRKLNRRTVTTLKCTIAYILLGAAMVFSLLPIIWTLLTSVNGSNSLLGSSISNLLPKVFSLKNYEEILFGDGSNFITWFKNSMLVSGGTVFFSLTIGITAAYAYSRYDFISKRFTMKMFILLNAFPNIMALVAYYKILSVLSLANSLIGLIIIYSGGQLVFTIWNLKSYFDTIPYEIEESAYIDGASLFTILTKIILQLAKPAIVVTALFSFIAGWNEYVIAVTFNTSTDSFTLPVGLYSLQSAGDYSQDWPLFAAGSLVVAAPVMIIFLALQRSLVSGLTLGSSK; from the coding sequence ATGGATGAGATGCGTGCCAGCACGTTCAGAAAGCTCAACAGACGTACAGTTACCACACTAAAATGTACAATTGCGTATATATTATTGGGAGCGGCTATGGTTTTCTCACTGCTGCCGATAATATGGACTTTACTTACATCAGTAAACGGTTCAAATTCGCTGTTAGGAAGCTCCATATCCAATTTGCTCCCGAAGGTTTTTTCATTGAAAAATTATGAGGAAATTCTGTTTGGGGATGGAAGTAACTTTATCACATGGTTTAAAAACAGTATGCTCGTATCGGGAGGAACTGTATTTTTCAGTCTTACTATTGGAATAACTGCGGCTTATGCGTATTCCAGGTATGATTTCATATCCAAAAGATTTACGATGAAAATGTTCATATTGTTGAATGCATTTCCAAATATAATGGCGTTGGTCGCTTACTACAAAATATTGTCTGTTTTATCTCTGGCCAACAGTCTGATTGGATTGATTATAATATACTCCGGTGGACAGCTTGTATTTACTATCTGGAACCTGAAAAGTTATTTTGATACTATTCCATATGAAATTGAAGAATCCGCTTATATTGACGGGGCATCATTATTTACGATACTGACTAAAATAATTCTTCAGTTGGCAAAGCCGGCAATTGTTGTTACAGCACTATTCAGCTTTATAGCGGGCTGGAATGAGTATGTTATTGCGGTAACTTTCAATACAAGTACCGATAGCTTTACTTTACCTGTAGGGCTATATTCTCTGCAAAGTGCAGGTGACTACTCCCAGGATTGGCCTTTGTTTGCAGCAGGTTCCCTAGTTGTCGCTGCACCGGTTATGATTATTTTCCTTGCATTACAAAGATCACTTGTATCAGGACTTACTCTCGGTAGTTCTAAATGA
- a CDS encoding alpha-glycosidase translates to MIKEAIYHKSDSTYAYPLDRQTLVLRIRTKRDDIDSVILYYGNRYDPNEIINIYDVEMTKKYSDELFDYYETIITPDYNRICYYFKLIKGEEEIILSQDRFMKIPPDYRNKYYLFPCICKGDLYKKGDWWKDTILYQIFVDRFYKDGIDKNWYKIPKSKDVFGGTLEGIVKKLDYLTELGINCIYLTPIFESDSNHKYDTVDYYKIDRNFGDEQAFKRFIDECHAKNIKVILDAVFNHTSDNFFAFKDYVKNGSDSKYKDWYCIREDGDYETFADVKKMPKLNTTNPEVIKYFLAVARYWIEEYGIDGWRLDVANEIDHKFWRLFREEVKRVKEDAIIIGEAWDGGESFAEGDQFDSVMNYPFLYIADEYFAKDKISTFEFDGLANGYLAKYKGYIANNLINLLDSHDTSRFLRECGDDIERLKLAVFFQMTYPGLPMIFYGDEAGVTGCNDPDCRRTINFEKMDFELFKYYKKLIEVRKEYELLRSGDYKTVYVDTDIYAYSRYDGNSEIVCLFNKGKKNSDIALKIVGKKAIDIFNDKEYDIDSKGLRVSLKPYGKHIFFIRK, encoded by the coding sequence ATGATTAAAGAAGCGATATATCATAAAAGTGACAGTACATATGCATATCCTTTGGACAGGCAAACGCTTGTATTAAGGATCAGAACTAAGAGGGATGACATCGATTCTGTAATATTATATTATGGCAACAGATATGATCCCAATGAAATTATTAATATTTATGATGTTGAAATGACAAAAAAATATAGCGATGAATTGTTTGATTACTACGAAACTATTATTACACCTGATTATAACAGAATATGTTACTACTTTAAGTTAATTAAGGGAGAAGAAGAGATTATACTGTCACAGGACAGGTTTATGAAAATACCGCCTGATTATAGAAACAAATATTACCTATTTCCTTGTATATGTAAAGGAGATCTGTATAAAAAAGGCGACTGGTGGAAGGATACCATACTCTATCAGATATTTGTAGACAGATTCTATAAAGATGGTATAGATAAAAACTGGTATAAGATACCTAAGAGTAAAGACGTATTCGGCGGCACACTGGAAGGCATAGTAAAAAAGCTTGATTATTTGACTGAATTAGGTATTAACTGTATATACCTGACACCAATTTTTGAATCTGATTCAAATCATAAATATGATACTGTAGATTACTATAAAATTGACAGAAACTTTGGGGACGAACAGGCGTTCAAAAGGTTTATTGATGAATGCCATGCAAAAAATATAAAAGTGATACTTGATGCTGTATTCAATCATACAAGCGATAATTTCTTTGCATTTAAGGATTATGTAAAAAATGGTTCTGATTCAAAGTATAAGGATTGGTATTGTATTAGGGAAGACGGGGACTATGAAACATTTGCAGATGTAAAGAAGATGCCTAAGCTGAACACTACAAATCCCGAAGTAATTAAGTATTTCTTGGCTGTGGCAAGATATTGGATTGAAGAGTATGGCATCGATGGCTGGAGACTGGATGTTGCTAATGAAATCGACCATAAATTCTGGAGACTGTTCAGAGAAGAAGTAAAAAGGGTAAAAGAAGATGCCATCATCATCGGGGAAGCATGGGATGGCGGTGAAAGCTTCGCTGAAGGAGACCAATTTGATTCTGTTATGAATTACCCGTTTTTGTATATTGCAGATGAGTATTTTGCAAAAGATAAGATAAGTACCTTTGAATTTGATGGGCTCGCAAACGGGTATCTGGCAAAATATAAGGGATATATAGCAAATAATCTTATAAACCTTTTAGACAGTCATGACACAAGCAGGTTCCTGCGCGAATGTGGTGATGATATAGAGAGACTGAAACTTGCTGTATTCTTCCAAATGACATATCCGGGGCTGCCAATGATTTTCTACGGAGATGAAGCAGGGGTAACGGGATGTAACGATCCTGACTGCAGACGTACAATTAACTTCGAAAAAATGGACTTTGAGTTGTTTAAATACTATAAAAAGCTTATTGAAGTAAGAAAAGAATACGAATTATTAAGAAGCGGCGACTACAAAACAGTATATGTTGATACGGATATATATGCTTACAGCAGATATGACGGGAATAGTGAGATAGTATGTCTTTTCAACAAAGGGAAGAAAAACAGCGATATAGCATTAAAAATTGTGGGAAAGAAAGCAATTGACATCTTTAATGATAAGGAATATGATATAGATTCTAAAGGGTTGAGAGTATCTCTTAAGCCATATGGAAAACATATATTCTTTATCAGGAAATAA
- a CDS encoding 2-dehydropantoate 2-reductase, giving the protein MSIGNPALKRICIYGVGGVGGYFGGIIAYRLKELRDTNHEVYFIARGSHLQEISKKGLTLHLYPHGTLICKPARAAEKLDELPYMDIIILCVKGYDLEEAIKNISVRIKEDTVVIPLLNGVDIYERIRSSLHKGIVLPGCTYISSAVEGPGVISLKGEKTLIVFGRDPQNAHYDQASILNLFTLVGIDYTWLDDVFPAIWSKYVFIASFALVTGYSGKTIGEVMADTKLRGLVKGIMEEIVQIAKAKGIVIKESVIEQSLELAINIPFDTKTSFQRDLEKKKEKTEGEILGATILRLAKECGINPSVTEQVFRYI; this is encoded by the coding sequence ATGAGTATAGGCAATCCGGCACTAAAAAGAATATGTATATACGGAGTCGGTGGCGTAGGAGGTTATTTCGGTGGAATAATTGCATACAGACTTAAAGAATTGCGGGATACTAACCATGAGGTCTACTTTATCGCAAGAGGAAGTCACCTTCAGGAAATTAGCAAAAAAGGCTTAACCCTGCATCTTTATCCTCATGGAACCCTGATCTGCAAACCGGCACGAGCAGCGGAAAAGCTAGATGAACTGCCCTATATGGACATAATTATCTTATGTGTAAAAGGATATGACCTTGAAGAGGCTATCAAAAATATTTCCGTCAGGATTAAAGAGGATACTGTTGTTATCCCGTTGTTAAACGGTGTTGATATATATGAAAGAATTAGAAGTTCTCTTCATAAAGGAATCGTTCTTCCCGGATGTACTTATATAAGTTCTGCTGTTGAGGGTCCGGGAGTTATTTCTCTTAAAGGTGAGAAGACATTGATTGTATTCGGAAGAGATCCTCAGAATGCACATTATGACCAGGCCAGTATACTAAATCTTTTTACTCTGGTTGGAATTGACTATACCTGGCTTGATGATGTCTTCCCGGCAATTTGGAGCAAATACGTATTTATAGCTTCTTTTGCTCTTGTAACCGGATACTCAGGAAAGACAATTGGCGAGGTTATGGCTGATACGAAATTAAGAGGTCTTGTAAAGGGAATAATGGAAGAAATAGTACAGATTGCTAAAGCAAAAGGCATAGTCATAAAGGAGTCAGTTATAGAACAATCCCTTGAATTAGCTATTAATATTCCTTTTGATACTAAAACTTCTTTCCAAAGAGATTTGGAGAAAAAAAAGGAGAAAACCGAAGGGGAGATATTAGGTGCTACTATCCTTAGGCTTGCAAAAGAATGTGGTATAAATCCTTCGGTTACTGAACAGGTGTTCAGATACATATAA
- a CDS encoding YkgJ family cysteine cluster protein — protein sequence MECRVGCGACCIALSISSPIPGMQGGKPAGTRCIQLTQDNKCKLFGKPERPDVCRNLKPSRDFCKETDEAAYEYLVYLEAVTKPDKPG from the coding sequence ATGGAATGTAGAGTTGGATGTGGGGCCTGTTGTATTGCTCTATCCATATCATCCCCTATTCCCGGGATGCAGGGTGGAAAACCCGCAGGAACAAGGTGTATACAACTTACTCAGGATAATAAATGTAAACTATTCGGGAAGCCGGAAAGACCGGATGTATGCAGAAATCTAAAACCCTCAAGAGATTTCTGCAAAGAAACAGATGAAGCTGCTTACGAATATCTGGTATATCTTGAGGCAGTTACCAAGCCCGACAAACCCGGCTAG
- a CDS encoding metallophosphoesterase, which produces MLRIRLKKISIVLILTGFVFFLYAFVEPYLIQTKRMDLVNPDIPASFKGLKIVFVSDIHHSKVYSRKRVRSLVERINGLNPDIILLGGDYVNKSPSYIEPCFEELGKLKAVIGKYGVMGNHDHWESAALTRTSMESTGIKPLDNSSEWIYRGGKRIKIGGVGDYWEDRQIIGNTIDDVKESDFVLLLSHNPDYAEKIKSKKVDLVLSGHTHGGQITLFGLWGPFTPSQYGQKYRTGLVETGYTKVLVSNGIGNVGYYPVRFFARPQINVITLK; this is translated from the coding sequence ATGCTCAGGATACGTTTGAAGAAAATATCGATAGTTCTTATCCTTACAGGATTTGTGTTTTTTTTATATGCCTTTGTAGAGCCATACTTAATACAAACAAAAAGGATGGACCTTGTAAATCCCGATATTCCCGCCTCTTTTAAAGGGCTTAAAATAGTCTTTGTATCGGATATTCATCACTCCAAGGTATATTCCAGAAAGAGAGTCCGATCACTTGTAGAACGTATAAACGGATTGAACCCCGATATTATTCTTCTTGGCGGAGACTATGTGAATAAAAGCCCTTCCTATATTGAGCCTTGCTTTGAGGAACTTGGAAAGCTTAAAGCAGTGATTGGAAAATATGGAGTTATGGGTAATCACGACCATTGGGAAAGTGCAGCGCTTACAAGGACAAGTATGGAAAGTACGGGAATAAAGCCACTGGACAACTCATCTGAGTGGATATACAGAGGCGGCAAACGGATAAAAATAGGTGGAGTCGGTGATTACTGGGAAGACCGTCAGATAATCGGGAATACTATAGACGATGTGAAGGAAAGTGATTTTGTCCTGCTGCTTTCACACAATCCTGATTATGCAGAAAAAATCAAGAGCAAAAAAGTCGATCTGGTATTAAGCGGACATACTCATGGTGGTCAGATTACTTTATTTGGACTATGGGGTCCTTTTACTCCGTCACAGTATGGTCAAAAATACAGAACCGGTTTGGTGGAAACCGGATATACTAAAGTACTGGTATCAAACGGTATCGGAAATGTCGGATATTATCCTGTAAGGTTTTTTGCACGGCCTCAAATAAATGTCATAACACTCAAATAA
- a CDS encoding VOC family protein: MKLNRVHHIAVICSDYKKSKDFYVNILGLEIVREDYRRERTSYKLDLAVNDNYQIELFSFENPPQRPSYPEACGLRHLAFEVDDIEEAIKELNEKNIAVEPVRLDGLTGKRFTFFCDPDNLPIELYEK, translated from the coding sequence ATGAAACTGAACAGAGTACACCATATTGCTGTTATCTGCTCGGACTATAAGAAATCTAAAGATTTTTATGTGAATATCCTTGGCCTTGAAATAGTCAGAGAAGACTATAGAAGGGAACGCACTTCATACAAGCTGGATCTGGCAGTGAATGATAATTACCAGATCGAATTGTTTTCATTCGAAAATCCGCCGCAAAGACCGAGCTATCCTGAAGCATGTGGTTTGAGGCATCTTGCCTTTGAGGTTGATGATATTGAAGAAGCTATAAAAGAATTGAATGAGAAGAATATAGCCGTAGAGCCAGTCAGACTAGACGGGCTGACAGGAAAAAGGTTTACATTTTTCTGCGACCCGGATAACCTGCCTATTGAGCTGTACGAAAAATAG
- the lepB gene encoding signal peptidase I: MSNETTKPNENTNTKIHNILREIISWTCHIAAAIVIALIINIFIFQPTQVQGSSMESTLHERDKVLLNKLSHTFKSVPDYEDIVVIDSRVDRARSLKDDFTDSFKYNLISYKLFNVRDEIYWVKRVIGKAGDTLEFQNGKVVRNGKVLDEPYIKEPMEYSSDEKIVVPEGAIFVMGDNRNHSQDSRHIGPIPIDHVIGKYIVKF; this comes from the coding sequence ATGAGTAATGAAACTACAAAACCTAATGAAAATACCAATACTAAAATACATAATATATTACGGGAAATTATTAGCTGGACATGCCACATAGCAGCAGCAATCGTTATTGCATTGATAATAAATATTTTTATATTTCAACCTACACAGGTACAAGGCAGTTCTATGGAATCAACTCTCCACGAAAGAGATAAAGTGCTTTTAAATAAGCTGTCCCACACTTTTAAGTCCGTACCTGATTATGAAGATATTGTTGTCATTGACAGCCGGGTAGATCGGGCCCGTTCTCTGAAGGATGATTTTACAGACAGCTTTAAGTATAACCTGATAAGCTACAAGCTCTTTAATGTAAGAGACGAAATATATTGGGTTAAGAGGGTCATAGGAAAAGCGGGCGATACTCTGGAGTTCCAGAATGGAAAAGTTGTCAGAAACGGAAAGGTTCTCGATGAACCTTATATAAAAGAGCCAATGGAATACTCATCCGATGAAAAAATTGTTGTACCTGAAGGGGCTATATTTGTAATGGGCGATAATAGAAATCACAGTCAGGATAGCAGACATATAGGTCCTATCCCTATTGATCACGTGATAGGAAAATATATTGTTAAATTTTAA